A window of Plantibacter sp. PA-3-X8 genomic DNA:
GCTTCCGGACGGCTCGCGGTTGCACGTCGTCATCCCCGACGTCACGCGTCGGCACATGTCCATCAACGTCCGCAAGTTCTCCGCACGGATCCGTGATCTCGGTCAGCTGGTGGCCGCAGGGTCGATCAGCTATCAGGCCGCCGAGTTCCTGCGCGCGAGCATGACCGCGGGGGCGAACCTGCTCGTGTCGGGCGCGACGCAAGCCGGCAAGACCACGATGCTCGGCGCCCTCATCGCCTCATTGGACCCGGCCCTCCGCATCGTCACCGTCGAGGAGACCTTCGAGCTCGCGCCAGGCAACCGCGACGTCGTCGCGATGCAGTGCCGGCAGGCCAGCCTCGAGGGCACGGGAGAGATCACCCTCCGACGGCTCATCAAGGAGGCGCTTCGGATGCGGCCGGACCGCATCGTCGTCGGCGAGGTCCGGGAGGCGGAGAGCCTCGACCTCCTGATCGCCCTCAACAGCGGATTGCCCGGGCTCTGCAGTATCCACGCGAACTCCGCGCGCGACGCGATCGGCAAGCTCTGCACGCTGCCACTGCTGGCTGGCCGGAACATCGACTCGGGGTTCGTGCGCCCGGCCGTCGCATCATGTGTCGACCTCGTCGTGCACTGCGAGCTCGACCGATCCGGACGCCGACGGGTGGCGGAGATCATCGCGGTCGGCGGGAGAGGGGAGTCCCACACGATCGAGGCCTCCACCCTCTTCGAGCAGCGAGACGGAGAGCTCCGCGCCACCGGTCGCTTCCCGTTGAACGACGCCAAGTACCGTGCGGCCGGGATCTCGCTCGCCTCGATCCTCGCCGTCGGCGAGCGATGAGTCTCGTCGTCGGAGCGGTCCTCGCCGCAGGCCTCCTCCTCACCGTCGCACCCTGGTGGTGGCCGGACCCGGAGCCGCTGCGCGACACCCTGGAGCGGTGGAGGCCGGTCGCTGCGCTCCGTGAACTCCTGATCCTGGCCGGTCTGCCCGGTCGGTACTGGGCGGCCGCCATCGTGGTCTCCGTCCTCGCCGGTTTCGTCTCCGGCGCGGTGGTCCAGGCGCTCTGCCGTGTCCTGCCGTTGAGCGCCGTCGTCGCCGTCGCCGGTCTCATCGCCCCGGTGATCGTGCTCCGAGCCCGTGCCACCTCTCGACGTCGCCTGCAGCGGGGACTGTGGCCGGATGTCGTGGACCACCTGTTGTCCGCGATCCGGTCAGGGCTCTCGCTCCCGGATGCGGTGGCCGCGCTCGACACCGTCGGACCCGCACCGCTCCGCCCGGCGTTCGCCGCGTTCAGCGCCGACTACCGTGCTGCCGGCCGCTTCGCCGACGGCATCGACGACCTGAAGACCGCGCTCGCCGACCCGGTCGCCGACCGCATCCTCGAGACGGTGCGCATGGCCCGCGACGTGGGAGGCACGGAACTGCCGGCGGTGCTCCGAGCGCTGTCCGCGGGGCTCCGTGAGGAGTCGGCCATCCGAGCCGAGGCCGAGGCGCGACAGTCCTGGGTGGTGAACGCCGCCAGGCTGGGCGTCGCGGCACCCTGGGCGATCCTCCTGCTCCTGTCGTCCCGGCCGGAGGCCTCGGCCGCCTACAACTCCCGGGAGGGGGCGGTCCTGATCATCGCCGGCGTCGTGGTCTCCGCTCTCGCCTACCAGGCGATGCTCCGTGTCGGACGCCTCCAGCCCGAACGACGGTGGTTCCGGTGAGTGCAGACGGAGCGTGGGCCGTCAGCCTCGGAGCGATCCTCGGGGTCGGCCTTTGGGCGCTCGCGATGCTCCTGCCGGCACTCGGACGACCGCGGCTCGCGGACCGCATCGCCCCCTATGTCGCCGACCTCTCCAGCGACGCCCGCTCACAAGCCGCGCGCCGCTCGACCGACCCGCTACCGGTCCTCGGGACCCTGCTGGTCCCGGTCCTCCGCGCCGTTCGATGGTCGCTCGGCCTGGTCGGCGCCGATCAGGAACTCGTCATCCGTCGATTGGGTCAAGCCGGGGGACCGACGCTGGAGCGGTACCGACTGCTGCAACTCCTCTGGGGGCTCGGCGGCTTCGCGGTCGCCGCGGCGCTCGCCGTGTTCTCCTTCAGCAACGGTCGGCTCCCGCTCCCGTTCGCAGCACCGCTTCCCGCGGTCGGGGCGGTGGCCGGGATCGTCCTCCGCGACCAGCTGCTGGCGCTCGCCGCCAGTCGCCGCCTCGCGCGGATCGAAGAGGAGCTGCCGACGGTGCTCGAGTTCCTCAGTCTGAGTCTCGCGGCGGGCGAAGCGATCACGGACGCTATGGACCGCGTGGCGCGCATCGGGTCCAGCGGGGAGCTCGGCAGGGAGTTCCGCCGGGTGATGGCGGACGTCTCCACCGGTATCCCGTTCGCCGCCGCACTCCGGCAGTTCGAGGCACGACTCGCGATGCCGATGCTGTCGCGATGCGTCGACCAGATCCTCGGTGCGCTCGAACGCGGCACACCGGTCGCTGCCGTGCTCCTCGACCACGCACACGACGGACGCGACACCGCCAAGCGCCGTCTCCTCGAATCCGCCGGGAAGAAGGAGGTCGCGATGCTCGTGCCCCTCGTCTTCCTGATCCTGCCACTGTCCATCATCATCGCCGTGTTCCCCGGGGTATTCGTGCTCCGGACCGGCTTCTGACGAAAGGTTCCACATGTCCTCCCCCTCCTTCCTCGACCGCACGCTCAACCGGAGTCGTTCCCTCTTCACCGAGGAGCGCGGCGACGTCCCCGGCTGGGTCCTCATCACGCTCATGACGGCCGGGCTCGTCCTCCTCATCTGGGGTGTCGCCGGCCCGGCGCTCACGCAGGTGTTCGAACAGGCCATCGACCGTGTCTCCGGCATCTGAGCCCGAGATCGGCGGATGGCGGAAGAGGCTCGTGCGCGGCGAGGACGGATCAGCCGTCGCCGAGTTCGTGTTCGTCGGAGCGATCCTCACCGTCCTGATGATGTCCGTGGTCCAGCTCGCGCTCGCCCTCCACGTCCGGAACACGCTCATCGACGCGGCGGCGGAGGGTGCCCGGCTCGGCGCGTTGGCCGACACCGAACTGCTCGACGGCGCCGACCGAGCACGCCAGCTCATCGCCGTCGCCGTGGGGGAGGGCTACACGGGTGACGTCGGCGCCACGCTGGCCGATCATCGCGGAGCAAGCGTCGTCACCGTGACCGTCCGCGCACCGCTTCCGGTCGTGGGCTTGATCGGTCTGCCCGGCGTGTTGGAGGTGGAGGGTCATGCGGTCCTCGAGACACTCGAGTGATGAGCTGCGTCGCCGACCGACCGCGCTGGACGACGACGGTTCGGCCTCCCTCGAGTTCATCACCGTCGGTCTGGTCCTCCTCGTGCCGATCGTCTATCTCATCGTCGCGCTCGCCGAGGTGCAGGCCGCGGTGCTCGCGGCCGGCGGGGCCGCGGCGCAGGCGGCGAAACTCTACGCGCGGGCCGACGACGACGCCACGGGTCGCGAACGCGTCGAGGACTCGCTCGCACTCGCGCTCGACGATTTCGGGCTCGACCGGTCCCAGTCGTCCGTCACGCTCGACTGCGCACCAGCCGGCCTCCCGTGTGGGCAGCGCGGCGGTGCCGTCACGGTCACCGTCGACATCCTCGTCGTCCTGCCGCTGATGCCCGAGATCATCGGCGTGCAGGCCGCGGTCCCCGTGACCGGCGTCGCCACGGCACCGATCTCGCGGTTCGATGACCGATTCGGCGAGGCGGAGTGAGGGAGCCGGGCGGACGACGACATCTGGACGTCGGCGAGGAGGACGGGTCCACCATGCTCCTGACCATCGGATTCGCCGTGGTGGCGCTCGCCGTGGTCCTCGTCGGGAGCGCCGCCACGTCCCTGTACGTGGAGCACAAGCGGCTCCTCGACCTCGCCGACCGACTGGCAGTCACCGCTGCGGAGTCCTTCTCCATCGACGACGTCACGTTCCAGCCGGACGGGACCGTCCGCCCCGTCCTCGACGACGACTCGGTCCGTTCGAGTGCACGCGACGACCTCATCACCGGTGGTGCGGGTGCGCTCACCGGCGTCGAGATCGTCGCGGCGCGGACCCCGGACGGTCGGAGCGCGGAGGTCTCGCTGGCGTCGGACTGGCGGCCGCCGATGCTGACGCTGTTCGTCCCGCAGGGCCTCCGGATCGAGGCGACCGCGAGTGCTCGGAGTGTCTTCTGGTGACGGCGGACGGGCCCCCCGACGATCAGGGGAACGGGCGCGTGCCGCGGTCGATGAACCGGGGTATGAACCGGAAGAGGAGGAACGCTCCGATGAGCCCGACACCGCCGATGGTGCCGGCGGCGAGGGAGATCGACGCAGCCGCGGTGATCCCGGACATCGCCAGTGGAGCGGCGGCGGTGCCCGCGTCGCCCAGGAAGCGATAGGCGCCGAGGAACGGCGCGGGTCGGTCCGGTGGCGCGAGGTCGGAGCCGAGGGTCATGAGGATGCCGCTGCCGAGGCCGTTGGAGAGTGCCAGCACGAGGGCGACGGCGATGAACCAGACCCGCGCTTCATCGAGGTCGTGCGTGAAGGCCAGGACGATGAACCCGGAGCCCAGCCCGATCATCGACGGGACGGCGGTCCAGATCCGCCCCCAGCGGTCCATCACCTGACCGCTGGCGTAGAAGAGGGCGAACTCCACCGCGCCGACGACGCCGATGATGAGCGCCGTGTCCGTCTCCGAGACGCCGATGCTCACGGCCCACAGGGGGAGCAGGACTGCGCGGCAGGAGCGCAGGGCGCCGACGAGTGCGGCGGTCGTCCCCATCCTGGTGAGGACCGCGCCGTGCGCGCGGATCGAAGCGATGAGGCCGCTCGACTCCTCGGACGCGAGCTCCTCACCCCCGGTCCGCTCCTCGCCGTCGGCGGTGCGCGTCGACGGCGGTCGCCCGAACATCTCCGCCGGGTCGGGGAGGACGAGCAGGGTGATCGCGGAGCCAGCGCAGCAGATGACCATCACCCAGAACGCCGCCTGCGACGTCCCGGTGAGGTGGATGACGCCTGCGGCCAGGAACGGTCCGATGAACGTGCCGGCGCGGAAGACACCGCCGAGGGAGGAGAGCGCCCTCGCCCGGTACCGCATCGGCACGTACGTCGTCATGAACGCGTGCCGTGCCAGACCGAACACGGCGGTCGCGAGCCCGATACAGAAGATGCCCACGGCAAGGACGAACGGATTGGGGGAGATGGCAGCCGTCGCGACCCCGACGACCGCGAGCAGCGCCGCCCACATCATCGCGAAGCGTTCGCCGATCCGACTGACGATCCACCCTGACGGGACGTCGCCGACGAGTTCGCCGAGCATGATGAGTGAGGAGATGACGCCTGCGACGGCGAGCGTCGCCCCCAGGTTCCCGGCGACGGCCGGGATGATCGGGATGATGGCGCCTTCACCGATCGAGAACAACAGCGTGGGGAGGAAGACCGAGACGGCCACGGAGCGCAGCTGGAACGGGCGTTCGTCGGAAGTCATCCCCTCGATCGTACGCCCGCGGCCCTGCGCGGTAGGCTGAAGCCAAATGTTTGACTTGGACCTCTCCACACAGATCAGTACCCTCCGCTCGACCTTCGACGACATCCGCACCGTCGTCGACGTCGACCGTCTCGAAGCCGAGATCGCGACGCTGAGCGAGCAGGCGGGTGCCCAGGATCTCTGGGACGACACGACGAACGCGCAGAAGGTGACGAGCGCGCTCAGCCACCGTCAGTCCGAGCTCGCCCGCATCACCAGCATCGCGAACCGGCTCGACGACCTCGAGGTGCTCATCGAACTCGCGACCGACGCCCAGGACGAGGAGTCGGCCGACGAGGCCCGCCAGGAGCTCATCAGCCTGCAGAAGGTGCTCGGCGACCTCGAGGTGCAGACGCTGCTGAGCGGCGAGTACGACCCGCGCCCCGCCGTCGTCACCATCCGCGCCGGTGCCGGCGGTGTGGACGCCGCCGACTTCGCCGACATGCTGTTCCGCATGTACCTGCGGTGGGCCGAGCAGCACAAGTACCCGGTCACCGTCATGGATACGAGCTA
This region includes:
- a CDS encoding MFS transporter, coding for MTSDERPFQLRSVAVSVFLPTLLFSIGEGAIIPIIPAVAGNLGATLAVAGVISSLIMLGELVGDVPSGWIVSRIGERFAMMWAALLAVVGVATAAISPNPFVLAVGIFCIGLATAVFGLARHAFMTTYVPMRYRARALSSLGGVFRAGTFIGPFLAAGVIHLTGTSQAAFWVMVICCAGSAITLLVLPDPAEMFGRPPSTRTADGEERTGGEELASEESSGLIASIRAHGAVLTRMGTTAALVGALRSCRAVLLPLWAVSIGVSETDTALIIGVVGAVEFALFYASGQVMDRWGRIWTAVPSMIGLGSGFIVLAFTHDLDEARVWFIAVALVLALSNGLGSGILMTLGSDLAPPDRPAPFLGAYRFLGDAGTAAAPLAMSGITAAASISLAAGTIGGVGLIGAFLLFRFIPRFIDRGTRPFP
- a CDS encoding type II secretion system F family protein, whose protein sequence is MSADGAWAVSLGAILGVGLWALAMLLPALGRPRLADRIAPYVADLSSDARSQAARRSTDPLPVLGTLLVPVLRAVRWSLGLVGADQELVIRRLGQAGGPTLERYRLLQLLWGLGGFAVAAALAVFSFSNGRLPLPFAAPLPAVGAVAGIVLRDQLLALAASRRLARIEEELPTVLEFLSLSLAAGEAITDAMDRVARIGSSGELGREFRRVMADVSTGIPFAAALRQFEARLAMPMLSRCVDQILGALERGTPVAAVLLDHAHDGRDTAKRRLLESAGKKEVAMLVPLVFLILPLSIIIAVFPGVFVLRTGF
- a CDS encoding TadE/TadG family type IV pilus assembly protein, encoding MSPASEPEIGGWRKRLVRGEDGSAVAEFVFVGAILTVLMMSVVQLALALHVRNTLIDAAAEGARLGALADTELLDGADRARQLIAVAVGEGYTGDVGATLADHRGASVVTVTVRAPLPVVGLIGLPGVLEVEGHAVLETLE
- a CDS encoding TadE family protein gives rise to the protein MRSSRHSSDELRRRPTALDDDGSASLEFITVGLVLLVPIVYLIVALAEVQAAVLAAGGAAAQAAKLYARADDDATGRERVEDSLALALDDFGLDRSQSSVTLDCAPAGLPCGQRGGAVTVTVDILVVLPLMPEIIGVQAAVPVTGVATAPISRFDDRFGEAE
- a CDS encoding CpaF family protein — translated: MGTAAEIITARVRDRVREEFGEPGRRGGAGRIAREEVRRYNERALNDTTPLIDDEHGMTSEVLAAVTGFGAIQPLLDDPSVEEIWINEPTKVFVARGGVSELTDVVLGEGDVRDLVERMLRATGRRVDLANPFVDASLPDGSRLHVVIPDVTRRHMSINVRKFSARIRDLGQLVAAGSISYQAAEFLRASMTAGANLLVSGATQAGKTTMLGALIASLDPALRIVTVEETFELAPGNRDVVAMQCRQASLEGTGEITLRRLIKEALRMRPDRIVVGEVREAESLDLLIALNSGLPGLCSIHANSARDAIGKLCTLPLLAGRNIDSGFVRPAVASCVDLVVHCELDRSGRRRVAEIIAVGGRGESHTIEASTLFEQRDGELRATGRFPLNDAKYRAAGISLASILAVGER
- a CDS encoding type II secretion system F family protein, which produces MSLVVGAVLAAGLLLTVAPWWWPDPEPLRDTLERWRPVAALRELLILAGLPGRYWAAAIVVSVLAGFVSGAVVQALCRVLPLSAVVAVAGLIAPVIVLRARATSRRRLQRGLWPDVVDHLLSAIRSGLSLPDAVAALDTVGPAPLRPAFAAFSADYRAAGRFADGIDDLKTALADPVADRILETVRMARDVGGTELPAVLRALSAGLREESAIRAEAEARQSWVVNAARLGVAAPWAILLLLSSRPEASAAYNSREGAVLIIAGVVVSALAYQAMLRVGRLQPERRWFR